The Lineus longissimus chromosome 8, tnLinLong1.2, whole genome shotgun sequence region TTACGCACAATCATCCAAAATGGCATGATTGTAATTTCGGTGCGTGTGGATGAAATTTATATCTGTACGTCCCTGCAAGTTATAAACATTGAAAGGCGTACCAAATGTACTCCTTGAGTTGAGGTATCATCCCCCGCATCTTTGCCGACTCATGAAGTCTTAATCATGTTATggagttcatgtacatgtatattcgcaAATTCGGTATATATGCATGAGATTGAACTGAACGGTCCTCGCTCTGAATCGCTCCTACTAGTTTTAGAAGTTGGAAGTTCAACATGGGCATGGGACGTTGCTAATTGTAGCCGATGGGTCCGCAGCATCATTGATTAATTTTTGAATATATATctgtatgtttattcgtactctTAAGGTACAATTAGTCAGGAGCTCATTACAAAGACGAGCGCATTACAATTTTCTTACATGTGCAAATAAATGTCACGTCCTTACAACTTACGCTCCAAGAAAAACAAACTAAATTAGTTAACAAACAATTCACAATTCGAGGAGCACTGCATCGATTTCCTCCCTTGTCAAAAGGTCCAGTCCTTTATCCCTTCCGCTTGTACCGCAACCCTTTTCGATTCCTCATTAGTGCTCCTATCACTCATTACAACATTCCGTGTCATTAAAACCATACTCTACAAATGAGATCTATTCCACCTATATACTTTGATGCCAGATATTAAATTAAAACTTTTTCCGATGAAAATAATGGAGAGTGTCAATAGAATTTTGAACTGCGGTCGTTCAAAAGTAGGTTAGGTATTGAAATTAGAAGCTGCTAGGGCAATTTTTTTGCTGCCATTATCCAACTGGTAATTTAACTCTGTATGTGTTTACCGGGTGACAAAAATACACATCGTACTTTGATCGCTGAGGCTCCTGGTAAAAAGCTCTACATGGAACAAGTTGAACGTTTTTACATTTTGAAAGTGGAAATCTCATTGAAAAGTTCCATTTTTGTGGGCAAAGGGAAGTGCATGCCAATCTATAAAAGGTCATGGAGCCGGAGGCCACCCATGAGAGTCAATTCCCCAAgttgccgagcatcttatcaggccgccttccagtttgccgacCTTGCTTGTTCTGggaaacgaaaatttattttATGAAGTCAGAAAAACTGCATTGTTGGGTCTTTCAACGAAatataggatttcaagttctagacaAAATGATGTTGCCAACCCTTATTTGGCGTCGTTTAGTTGTTTTAGTGAAAGAAATAACTTACATTATCATCGAAAAGGTTCAAATCACTTACCCTTTTCAATGAGAGTCGCCACAATAAATACTGAAATAATCCATGTAGCAATCCACGACGCCATCGGGAGGTATAGGTTGCGCCAAGAAAAACAAAAGTGTAATGAAGGCCGAAATAGGCAAAGCGTTATTCAACGAGGCAGCAAATCAAAATTCAACCGGATGTCTAAATTGCCGTACTCCGtaaattttgtacaaaatgtgAACGCGGTTCCGTGAATTTCATCGGAGTGCTATATCTAATGACTTTGAATTGCCACTGCGCTCACGTCATCCCGTTGTGCGCCGCTGCCATTGGTTCAAGACCAGTCCGGCGCCTATAACAATCTGCTACAGAGAGAAAGGACCAGATTATGGATGATGCTTAACGGGACAGAGGACTCCTAGAATATATTCATTAACTATATACAGTACTGGCCCGATTTCTAGTTTATTCCAACTGAAAATGGTATCCGATAACCGCGGATAAAACAAGCGTGCCTCACGTGCCTTTTGATCGTTCTTAGAGAAGTCTTCACTCAAGGAAGTAGAACTCCGCGATATCTGTTACCGATACCACGATACTGCATGACTAAGCTCCGAGGTCATCCCTTGATGAACGAACGGATTTAGTGTACAGGGTGTAGCAGAAAAACAAAGCCAATACCAGACTTCGTCATTGAACGTTGATTGCGACTTCCAGAGAGTTTCGTAAGAACATCACAGAGTCCAGTTTCTCGATTCAGGTGTAACGCTTTTGAGCGTTAACGTTACACTGGTTCTCCTCACGAAACAaattcatgggggggggggggggggatagatTCTAACCGGCAAGTGTAAATAAATGGAAtgggcaatgaaatgaaataatgccaAGGAAAATACATTATTGCGGTAGTATCATATACTGTTTATTGAAaattacgtacatgtacacagcgATCACAGCGACCTATGACTAATGTAAACGAGAGATCTTTCTGTCGGACATTTATTATGATCGCTAGTCGGGGCAACAAAAATAGCTCGTTTGGATTGCTTTATGCGACGAGTGCTGTTCGATTTTGAGTGAAAGTTCGATGCCACATTTTTCGACATGTTTTTTCTTCAGCTAACGCTTGATTGTGATAGTACTCATTCCAGTGACGTCGCTCAGCTGGTCAGAGCTGAAGGTCGCGATGATTGTGCGGCGGCCAGCTCTTCTTGgggtcaattccatggtgtgGACAACTTCGGCTCCTGGCTTTACGTTCCCACTGAAAGAAGAGTTATATCAAAAAAGTTATATCAAAACAACCAAATTTGCAGTAGAACCACATGTACATATTAAGTACTATTCGAAACAAACTAAGGAGTTGGACTGAGATGTTGCAAGGTCAACACAATTCTTACATAGGCGGTTCAAAAAGGTGACAGGATTCCTGGCATGAATAACTCTGTTGAAGACGTTTGAGTCAATATTGAAATTGGAGTgcaagaatgtacatgtaacttgccTTGTTTCGATGTGCCCTCTCACCATACCACGTGACTCTGATGTGAATGAACAGTTGTTGAGCGCCACTTGCAGGGGATTTGTGAACTTCATGACCAGTTTGAACGTCTTGCCACACTCCACGGAATCTGggtgctgtacatgtataaagtaaACAATGAAAGGTACATGCTCATCGTATTGATGTATTTACCACATAACTCGACTGTTTAAAGACAAGGTGTCTCCTGCTTTGATCATAATGGCTTCAAAGACACACTAGAAATGTCGTTCAAATTGTCAACCATTGAAACAACGTGGAGAAGAATTTTTATAGTTTGTCCACGATTATATAAATTTCACGTTCCCACATGTAACGAGTCACTGTTTAATTTTCATGCgcgacatgaagaacgaacaactAAAGTATTTTCAAAAGCGTGGACTACATACGATTCACAGTGGCACCTTtcacaagtgaaacatgacaagcgACAACATGAATCCTAACTCCGGCCTGATACGTACGGTTAATTGTAGATCTGGTTTCTGGAATGCATACTTGTGCACCTTGGCCATTTTCTGCTTGGTTTCCTTGACGAAAGCCTTGGCATAGACCTGGATGGCAGCCTCTGGTTTGATCACTGATATATAGTCCTTTACTTTAATGGCAAAAGTGAGATCTTTTGCTGAAATGAGGGATATGTATAGTTCAGAAGTTGCTGCTGACGACTTGAGACAGTGCATGTTTGCCAATAGGTTTCCTTTCGCAATCCCGAAGCTCTTTTTTCAAAGGGCAATGGAAACGGATTGGTTCGATGAAAAGTAAAATCATCACTTACATTCGTTCGCTTTAATAGGGTTATCAAACACCTCCTTCTTGATCTTCTCCCCAGGAATTCCAGTATAGAATGAGGCCACGGCATACATGGTCAGCGTGAATGTCCGCGCTTGGCTCGAGTTATTCTTCACTTGAATGGTGAGGTCGAAGTCCTCGCCAAGGACAGGTTCTTCCTTTGCTTTCATCTTGAACGTGACTTCCTGTGCCGAGTTCTCCGAGTAGATTTTCTTGTCCCTCTTTGAGCCAAAGCGGCAGGCGAATGCGGTCGCTTTTCTCTCAAGTGCCGATCCTGGAAGACGAGTTGGGATAAAAATGATACGCATTTATTAAACTTGATCCAAGCACGCAAAAACAAATAGCGTTATAACTCATAGTGATTCGCAGACTAAAGCCGACATAGCTAGGTTATCATTGAAGCAATACAGTCATTTTATTGaccattacatgtatacacaccTTCTCGGTGTTTGTAGTGTCCCGTCACATTTTCCCCAGCTTCGGATCCCACGGCTTTGGTCATGATCGCTCTCCCCACAGCGAACTGGTCTTTATACAGGAACGTCGCCTCCCCTTTCTTGTCCACCTGAAACATGTAGAAGCATTGACTAGTCACGGAAacactctaaaagtgtcatgtTCGCACGATAAGCCACTCCAATAGTAACACGCAAGGGAAGGAGCATGGACTTGACAACAGTATGCGAAAACTACGGTAAAAATGACAGCACGTAAATTGTTTCATCCCAGTTGCTATAAAAACAAATGTGAACTCTCACCTGCCAAAAGCACTTGTCACCATTGACCTCTCCAAAGATAAACTGGGCATCATAGGGAAGGTAGACTTCGCCGTTCTTGATTGCATTGCATGGGGCAGGACCACAACGCATCATTCCTGAAAGAAGACAGTACATACATTTAATTGGAATGAAATGTAATACAGCATGCTTTACAGAAATTTGATAGCGAACCTGTCAGACGGTAAATCCTGACTTTAATGTCTTTAGCTACTGATGCACCGTTGTGGCATAATGGGCCTGTCACTGTCAGCCGTCAACCCCTCAGCATATCTTCACCGCGCACTTGCCGCGTGGCATAAACTGGTACGCAGCCGTAGCTATCAACGAACCTTCGCTGCTTTCTTGAGGCGTGGCATCGTGGGCCTGCCAACCATCATACCCCTCCGGTAGATCAGGTCTCTTGAACCAAGATTCGTTCCAGACATGGAAATTCCAGATAGAATCGTTCATGTCATCCAGAGGCTCATCGTTCGCATCCCAGTGGAAGTCGATTGTCATACTGTTATCACTGTCGTGAGCGGATTGGAAGTTGGTGACGCTTCTTGTAGGAATACCGAGAGAACGGAGCACTGTGGAAGAAAAGTAAGATGAATTTTTCTTAAAGCCACTTGTAATGACGAGGATTGATTAAGGAGTAGGTTAGTTCCTCAAAGATACATGTGTATTCACTCGAGCAAACATttaccaaaaatgttttttacgaTTTGACAGACTTGAAGGACGAAAAAGCATTTCAAGGAAATTTTTTTCCTCTAAAAATCGTTGAGATGTCTTTTAACTTACGTGAAGTCACGATACCAGAGAAGACCCAGCATTGGCCAAAGCGAACAGCTTTCTTGGTCTTCATGAATTCCTCCATAATATTGACACTACCTGTCCATGACCAAGGCTTATGGGAGTCTTCAGGGTATTCTGCCGTCCATCGGCCTGTCAGGACACCGCCGTCATCATCGTTACTGTTAGCCTAAAAAAGAACCGGGGAAAATCACTTCATAGGAGTTTGAAGAGGTTTACTGTTGTTCAGACAAGTCAGGGATATCGTGCAGAAATTGTGGTTCATTGACTGTCCTCAGCTGTTGTCACATTGCTCCAGTAATTTTGAATTTAAAGACCATCTTCGAGATGCACTCGGCCAAATA contains the following coding sequences:
- the LOC135492299 gene encoding protein-glutamine gamma-glutamyltransferase K-like — protein: MPRRSARNGSAGEPITSPKRTRTAAIASSSFSSRNSIFLGDDENFVGRVRKNAAESFFASNLALRTDMPMETDETPLKPTKVDLKLSANRAAHHTDEFEPENLIVRRGQGFQVTFTFNRNVDKKHDEIVLQFMTGDKPLAAKGTLLRLAVQAKLPSYPDPAEWHVAFNDEESNVQNVTVQVFPASDALVGKYRLFVVTNPTENQEYRHPIDDDFYILFNPWCENDLVYIEDAAMRDEYVMNDTGRIWCSAPSFPGRPWYFGQFDDAVFEAALYLLDKGGLPDGGRSNPVHVIRTISAMANSNDDDGGVLTGRWTAEYPEDSHKPWSWTGSVNIMEEFMKTKKAVRFGQCWVFSGIVTSLLRSLGIPTRSVTNFQSAHDSDNSMTIDFHWDANDEPLDDMNDSIWNFHVWNESWFKRPDLPEGYDGWQAHDATPQESSEGMMRCGPAPCNAIKNGEVYLPYDAQFIFGEVNGDKCFWQVDKKGEATFLYKDQFAVGRAIMTKAVGSEAGENVTGHYKHREGSALERKATAFACRFGSKRDKKIYSENSAQEVTFKMKAKEEPVLGEDFDLTIQVKNNSSQARTFTLTMYAVASFYTGIPGEKIKKEVFDNPIKANESKDLTFAIKVKDYISVIKPEAAIQVYAKAFVKETKQKMAKVHKYAFQKPDLQLTHPDSVECGKTFKLVMKFTNPLQVALNNCSFTSESRGMVRGHIETSGNVKPGAEVVHTMELTPRRAGRRTIIATFSSDQLSDVTGMSTITIKR